The DNA sequence GGAGGAGAAGGAGCGGGGCATCACCATTGACCTCGGGTTTGCGGATTTAGCGTACCCCGATGGATTGAAGGTCGGCATCGTCGATGTCCCCGGACACGAGCGTTTGATAAAGAACATGCTTGCAGGCGCGGGCGGTATCGACATCGTGCTCATGGTCATTGCCGCTGACGAAGGCATCATGCCGCAAAGCAGGGAGCATCTCGATATCTGCAATTTGCTTAAGGTCAAGAGGGGGCTCATTGTAATAAACAAATCCGACCTCGTTGAAAAAGAATGGCTTACCCTGATCGAAGACGACATAAGAAAATTCGTGAAAGGCACCTTCCTTGAAAACGCGGAGATGATACCGGTCTCTTCAAAGACCGGGGACAATATTGAGGTCCTGAAAGAAAAGATACACGCGCTTGCCATGAGTGTTGAGCCGAAATCGGTCAACGGCATTTTCAGGCTTCCCATAGACAGGATATTCACGCTGAAAGGCTTCGGCACTGTTGTCACAGGCACGGCGGTTTCAGGGAGCATTTCCGTGGACGACCCTGTTGAAGTGCTTCCAAAAAAGATAGCCACAAAAGTAAGGGGCCTGCAAAGCCACGGAGAGACGCTCAAGACTGCTTATGCCGGACAGAGGGTGGCGATGAACCTTCAGGGCCTTTCAAAAGACGAGATCCAGAGAGGCGATGTCATCACCATTCCGGACAAAATAAAGACCACATATGTTATCGATGCGGGACTTGAGATACTGAAAGAAACTGCCATTGAGGTCTTAAAAAGCAGGAGCCTCGTCCACTTTCACTCCGGCACATCAGAGCTTGTCGCAAGGATAGTCATTTATGAAAAAGATGAACTGAAGCCGGGTGATAAGGCGTACTGCCAGTTCAGGTTCAAAGAGCCGGTTGCAGTTATGGCCGGAGACAGATATATCATCAGAAAATTCTCGCCTCTCCTGACGATCGGCGGCGGAGAAGTACTGGACCCCTCGCCGGTGCGCAGGAGAAAAGGTGAAAAGCTCAAAGACCTTCAGGCTCTTGAGCAGGGCAATCTCAGGGACAAACTGTCATTAAAGGTTCTTCAGAGCGGCCTGAACGGATTAACGCAGGCTGATATTGAAGGCTGGATCAAGGCGGAACTGCCGGAGATAAACAAGGAAATAAAATCCCTGATCGCGGAAGGCAGGGTCACACGTTATGAAGACAGGCTCTTACATAAAATAATCTTTGACGACTTCGCCAATAAAGTAATTACGGCCCTTGCCAATTTTCACAAGAGCAATCCCCTTAAGCAAGGCATGTTGAAAGAGTCCTTCAGGGCCGCTTTCAAAGGACTGGACCAAAGGCTCTTTGAATCACTCCTCGGGCTTATTAATCAGGTGGTAGTTGAACGGGAGATCCTCCGCCTTAAGACATTCATGATCAATTTGAGCGATGATAAGAAGGTCTTAAAAGACAAAATATTAAAGACCCTTGAACAGGCTGAATTCCAGCCGCCGACAAAAGATGAACTCGCCCAGTCCATATCATTAAAGAAAGAAGAAGTGGGCGAACTGTTCAAGATCATGGCCTCGGAGAAGACCCTTGTGCGCATAAACGATTCCATCTATATCCCGATGACCCTTCACGCGAAGATGATGGAGAACCTTAAAAAATTCTCCGCCCAGAAAAACGAGATGACGGTCGGTGAGTTCCGCGATATTCTGGGGACGTCGAGAAAGTACGCCCTGCCTTTCCTTGAATACCTCGACAGCAATAAGATCACACTGCGCGTCGGGGAAGTACGAAAGTTTCTGAAAAAATAGCTGTAAGCGATCAGCTTTCAGTTCCCTGCCGTTATTTTTCTGCTGACGGCAGACCGCTTCTTCCCCTTCCGCGTTTCCTTGTGTCACAATAGATACACAATGACAGACATCAACTCAATCGCCTCGCAGGTCAAGCTCAACTGTAATATTTCAGACGCCAAATTCTGGGGCTATTACCAGCCCTGCGGGCTTCTCCTGAGAATGAGGGACCTGTACAAGATCGAAAACGACGTGAAGCCCCGGGAGAAAGTTGAGACCGAAAGGATAGCTGACTGGATCGGGAAAAGGGAAAAGCTGTGGGAGGAACTTCAGCTTCGTGATTTTCAGAAAATAGAAATTGACGGTAAGCGGTATGGTCCCTTTGATGTAAAGAACATAAATAACGCGCTTGCAAGCCGTGGACTTCTCTACGGGGCCGGTTATGGGAATCTTTTAAAGCCCGCATTCCTCCTTGCCGAGATCTCCGGGAAAACCTCGGTCGGAAAGCACAGCATTTTTATCGCCGGCTGGGAAATGGCCCGCGACCTTTCAACTTCCCCTGCGATGCTCAGGGGCAATATGATCATTGTGAGACAGCAGACCATGAATTTATTTTTCCGGGACAAGTTCGAAGAGGTAAT is a window from the Nitrospirota bacterium genome containing:
- the selB gene encoding selenocysteine-specific translation elongation factor, which codes for MNRYVILGTAGHIDHGKSSLVKALTGTDPDRLKEEKERGITIDLGFADLAYPDGLKVGIVDVPGHERLIKNMLAGAGGIDIVLMVIAADEGIMPQSREHLDICNLLKVKRGLIVINKSDLVEKEWLTLIEDDIRKFVKGTFLENAEMIPVSSKTGDNIEVLKEKIHALAMSVEPKSVNGIFRLPIDRIFTLKGFGTVVTGTAVSGSISVDDPVEVLPKKIATKVRGLQSHGETLKTAYAGQRVAMNLQGLSKDEIQRGDVITIPDKIKTTYVIDAGLEILKETAIEVLKSRSLVHFHSGTSELVARIVIYEKDELKPGDKAYCQFRFKEPVAVMAGDRYIIRKFSPLLTIGGGEVLDPSPVRRRKGEKLKDLQALEQGNLRDKLSLKVLQSGLNGLTQADIEGWIKAELPEINKEIKSLIAEGRVTRYEDRLLHKIIFDDFANKVITALANFHKSNPLKQGMLKESFRAAFKGLDQRLFESLLGLINQVVVEREILRLKTFMINLSDDKKVLKDKILKTLEQAEFQPPTKDELAQSISLKKEEVGELFKIMASEKTLVRINDSIYIPMTLHAKMMENLKKFSAQKNEMTVGEFRDILGTSRKYALPFLEYLDSNKITLRVGEVRKFLKK